DNA from Onthophagus taurus isolate NC chromosome 2, IU_Otau_3.0, whole genome shotgun sequence:
tttatgAATAGTTATTCCATTGCTATGATAgcaaaatttgataataaaaagtaattagCAAAGTAGTTTTGTGGATTTTGCAGtgagaaaatttcatttttatttacattttatatgcATCTATGGCTGGAAGATGTATGTGTAGAAGGTCTAACTCTTTCAGTTTGTGCTAACTTGATCTACTTCATCAGCCACAAAAAGTGTGTCTAAAAGGGTTAACATAACTGTACTTCACGGACAGAAAACGTAGCTGCACAAAGAAGGCTACAGAGAAAGAACATTAATCTCTGGAGGGATATCTTGAAAGGGAAGCGAGGAATTAAAAAAGTGCACGCAGCATTGCATGGTTGTTATGCACGATGCTgcatttaaagttatttaagtCTAGATCCAACAGCCTACACATACCATCGCTGACACCTTTCACCAGAACCAAAGTCTAGGCATGACAAGCTTAGTGGTATCCCACGTCTCGCAATAAACAGGTTGATTCATAATCTTTACCACATCAGAAAGAGCCAAATTTCGCTTAAAGCAATAAAATGATACTTTTGCGTCTAAGAACACAACTAAATTTATCGACTTTCCCTTTTTGGATATCAACTATTCAACAAAGCAATTACCTAATCCAATGGCTAGTCGCACAAATTTGTATGATTATTTGGAAATGCCAACTATACATCATAACGAATCACCCCGTATAAATGTACATGATAAAACATATTAACCTAATAGACATAATAGTTCTGAGAAACTTACCTCAAAAATTTATGGAACAATTTCCTattgattttagaaaaaaaaaagaagaaccATTCGTCTTCTACCAATTCCAAATGCACCCCACTGTGAAATTTACACTCTTCGAAATACCGTTTCTAATATAAATCTTCATGTAGACGTACGTGAACGAACCTTAAATTGATTTTCGCGGTAGCTACTCTTCAATGattataaaagctttttttcgACTTCGCAATCCTTTGCAAATAAGTCAATATCTTATAATAAGAAAACTTCTTATTGAATTTAATACAGAAATTAGTTCttaccacaaaaaaaaaactgaataaCATGTAATTTCATATTTGGTATTCCAAATTCTAGAATAATATTACCACAATATTCTCTTAACAACTGTATTGAGTGAACCGTAGAGTAGTAAACCTCATCCCCAAGTCGTAAAATTTACATACGAATGCGTCTCGCCGATGTTAATTTCCTGTCTCATTGTGATTTGATAGTGTCTATTGGTTCGTTCACCTTTACGCTTGATAGAGGCCTTTTCACACATAATAACAAACATCATTTCATCATTTATTCATCAATCATTTATTCATATGTGAATGTACCTTAAACCTGGCATAGTgacaattaaaagttttatagaaaattttactggaattaaattttatcgaaaactCCGTCGAAAACTgattataacttttaattttaacgacGAAAACAATTAGGGCCTTTCGGTTCCACACCCTAGTTTACAGGGATTGAGCATTTTTGGCGTAATTAACCTTGCTGAAGAAGGATTCTCGGTGACCAGGATGATTAATTACGTTTAgggataaattttaataattttgtcgGAAAGAAAATATATACCAAGTAAAATTTCCTTCGACGTAAACGATTactcaaaatcaatttataaaaatatctaccttgtttttcttaaatgtaaattcgattttattgatacagatttttttgttccaaTTATTATCTACGCGTTGGtccttttaaaataaaaaaactcatCAATTTCTGTAGTCTTACTTAAGTATATACTTAAATAAGATACGATATTTTAGATGTTTATcatccaagaaattgattaatttttgatgtacaTACAACAAAAAGATAGCATTTGGTAAGCTatatatacacaaaaataaagaatgtgTTTGTTTAAATCCGTTATTATCATGGAACGTTCCATCTATTTAATTGCTTTAGGTTTTCTTTACGCTGGTAAGTAAATGAAagtaaaatgtattatttattaactaatcAAGTTGAAACTTAATAGCAACTTTAGCAGCAACCGATGTAGAAAAAGATGTAACCTTCCGACTTTTTACCACGTAAGTTTTCCTTTTTTCCTaacataaaatcattttttattttttattacagcAAAAACAAATATGATTACATAAATGTTGGGTTTGAAGTTCAAAATCTAACAGCCGCTGGATTTGACTTCAGTAAAGACACGAAAATAATAACCCACGGATTCTTAAATAATGGAAGTGGGATGTCTTGTATCGCTTTGAGAGATGCTTTCCTTAAAACACAAGATGTAAACGTCATTATTGTTGACTACGAGAAAATCTCTACGGATATACTTTCAATGCCTgcaaaaaaagttgaaatggTTGGAGAACATTTAGCGAAATTTCTagatgttttaatattaaacggATATGATCGTTTGAAACTTCATCTTTTGGGTCACAGTTTAGGTGGTCACGTTGTTGGATATGCTGCCGCAAATGCTCACAATGGAAAAGTAGGCAGAGTTTCTGGTTTAGACCCCGCACTTATGGTAGGCATTGACGACCCTCTCACTCCAAATGCAGCTGAATACGTCGATGTCATCCACACTTGTAGTGGATCATATGGCACTACAACATCAATCGGAACTGTCGATTTTTGGCCGAATGGGGGTAAATCCGTCCAACCAAGCTGTGGAATCTTAGGGGGAGTCACTTGCAGTCATTACGAAGCAGTTCGATTTATGTCTAGAACTATAAACGATCCGAAACGTTATGCCGCTCGAGCTTGTTCATCTCAAAAAGATTTCGAAAATGGAAAATGTGATAGTAATGCAATTGCTTATATGGGAATTGCTGCTGCTGCTCCAGCTGCAGGAGACTATTATATTACTACTGAAGACGAAGGCGACTTTATAAACTGATGACTCAATCTGTTTACTTTTAtgtaattctaaaataaagtgtatgttttgaagtattttgattttttatcataattctttttaatattttatctttttgtaTAAGTATTACTTATAGCTCTAAAACATAATATATTATGTTCTTGATGCGATAAGCagtaattaattgtttatgtaaattagttgttttttaCTCCTACAGTAACacactaaaatatttttgtaggaatttacatttcattttagtaattgtttttatttgagTCATAAATTTACATGAATAGCGGTAACTGTGaagaaagatttaaaatagaatAGGACtggtataaataaattaaccgTTGGATTCTTGAAATctattaattctaatttattagctaaaataataataaacagtattttatgatttgttatgaaaataaaatgaagGATCACGCCCAGTGGTGcgtcattatttattttgtgagTTGTATTTTTCTATTCCTTTTCTATTCTTCTTCCTCTTTGTGCTAAGATTTTGATGGGAAGTCGAGCGAATCCAATCTCTTCAACTTGTTGGTGGTGGATctataacttaaattattgGCGATAACATTTGAATTGTTTTAGCAGTCCCCCATAATTACCATCTTCTCAGATAGGTCTCAGTGTGGTATTGTAGATTCTATGCTTCTTTTCATAAGTTTTTGTTCATTTATCAATGAACACACTATTGACTACTATTAACTATTTATCCTCTATGTCGTCAGTCACTCCTGAAGCAAGTGCAGTTGGTCTGAAGATGTTGGGTAGTCGATGTAGGTTCACAGTGGGTAGCCAGAATTAATAACAGGATGGTGCGAGCTGTACAGTAGGTACAGGGTAGGTCCAAATACACTTCCTTGCGGACTTCAAATCTAATTGGGAGTAGGGAGTAGGAACAATAGACATATTGTATGATAAccacattttcatatttgtgATCAGACCTTATCAATGACCTaagaaacttccaaaaaggtAGCAGTTACTACGATCCTATGAACAGTTCCGCATTGCCTGTTGAGCTCTAAAACTGAACTGGTAATCTGGAATTAGCTTCTTCTTGCATAGAGTATCCTCAGTCTACTCCACAGAACCCTCTCCAATACCTTGGAAAACAAACGCTGAAAGCTAATGGACCGACATAACGTCACATTAGTTGGGTCTCTCGGTTTTGGAATCATAATTGTTTGTAATACCTAGCAGTATTATAAAGACAATTATTATTTGCATTTGATCACAAGAATAAATTAGCCATACATAGTAAGTGATAAACCCTAGTAATTCATTTCTGTAAAATTCGAATGAAAAAATTCTCACACAAGTTTCTCATATTTTTgccttcaataattttttaaaaacgcgTAAAATCTTACACTATTCctcaacataattttttttattaatcactttaattttcaaaataatagaTTGCAGacaagaattattaattacagaCAGAAAAACTTAAAGCACTTATTTCCTATGGCATTCGTTGAAGGTCAaagttaattttgtaaataaaatcatgCAACGTAGTAGACGATTATCACAACAGTAATACtttagatattttcaaaacataacataaatattaaccATGAAAAaacattgcacatttttgccattgTTTCGTGAAATTCCTTTTATTCTAATGTATTGGGTAAATTAACGGAAAGTTACAACATAATAAACATATATAAG
Protein-coding regions in this window:
- the LOC111427027 gene encoding inactive pancreatic lipase-related protein 1-like; its protein translation is MCLFKSVIIMERSIYLIALGFLYAATLAATDVEKDVTFRLFTTKNKYDYINVGFEVQNLTAAGFDFSKDTKIITHGFLNNGSGMSCIALRDAFLKTQDVNVIIVDYEKISTDILSMPAKKVEMVGEHLAKFLDVLILNGYDRLKLHLLGHSLGGHVVGYAAANAHNGKVGRVSGLDPALMVGIDDPLTPNAAEYVDVIHTCSGSYGTTTSIGTVDFWPNGGKSVQPSCGILGGVTCSHYEAVRFMSRTINDPKRYAARACSSQKDFENGKCDSNAIAYMGIAAAAPAAGDYYITTEDEGDFIN